In a single window of the Bactrocera dorsalis isolate Fly_Bdor chromosome 2, ASM2337382v1, whole genome shotgun sequence genome:
- the LOC105233930 gene encoding fatty-acid amide hydrolase 2-B, which translates to MEFFLRLLQLIFKILYMIAYPLWCFFLPRKGPSTIPPIRDRLLTLSVGEVLELYKQRKLKSTKLVKAYFDRVIEVNSHIHAVVEDRFNKALEEAARADELIARTPDAELPELFNRLKLLGVPFTVKESCGLKDMPFRVGSRQRANIVCRANGETVNNLVAAGGIPILVSITPEYCFSMETNPATQKRCVNPHDSRRTAGGSSGGEGALNGAGASLFGIGSDIGGSIRYPSLFCGVFGHKPTGGITSIEGHFPNCKDKDCLEYLQMGPITRFGRDLSLLMEVMAGKNAKLLDLSTPVETKDIRVFYAFGFSGLNGLLHRSPTKDIKVSIMLAVKFLKTRVLHTQKISMSAFKNSLEMSIGGLVMLKDFPYLINSSSPHKIREHLAEMSKAVLTQSEYSNEALYFDALRRVNGCMRTEAMLRYKAEVEVLKSTFARMLGDYGVLLFPTFPVPALHTDSSLLALWNVDYAMIFNIIGFPATHIPMGRDGDGLPVGFQVVAAPYRDKLCFQIARELEAAFGGWVIPTPHEIQPL; encoded by the exons ATGGAGTTTTTCCTACGTCTATTGCAATTAATATTCAAGATTCTTTATATGATAGCTTATCCGCTATGGTGCTTCTTTTTACCGCGCAAAGGTCCGTCTACGATTCCGCCGATTCGTGACAGATTATTGACACTTTCGGTGGGCGAAGTGCTGGAATTATACAAACAACGTAAG TTGAAATCTACAAAATTGGTCAAAGCTTACTTTGATCGTGTCATAGAGGTAAATAGTCATATCCATGCAGTGGTAGAAGATCGTTTCAATAAAGCGCTAGAAGAGGCCGCACGAGCTGATGAATTAATTGCAAGAACTCCTGACGCGGAATTGCCGGAACTCTTTAATCGCCTAAAATTGTTGGGTGTACCTTTTACCGTTAAGGAATCATGTGGACTTAAAG ATATGCCTTTTCGCGTTGGTAGTCGGCAGCGCGCTAACATAGTATGTCGTGCTAATGGTGAAACGGTGAACAATTTGGTAGCAGCTGGTGGCATACCAATACTGGTCTCCATAACACCAGAATATTGCTTCAGCATGGAAACAAATCCGGCAACACAAAAACGTTGCGTAAATCCACACGACAGTAGACGTACAGCAGGTGGATCTTCGGGTGGAGAA GGTGCTTTAAATGGGGCCGGCGCAAGCTTATTCGGTATTGGTTCTGATATTGGTGGTTCAATACGATATCCGAGTTTATTTTGTGGCGTCTTCGGTCACAAACCAACAGGTGGAATCACTTCAATTGAGGGACATTTTCCTAACTGTAAGGATAAGGATTGCCTTGAATATCTTCAGATGGGTCCAATAACACGATTTGGTCGTGATTTGAGTTTATTAATGGAAGTCATGGCTGGCAAGAATGCCAAGCTATTGGATCTGTCAACGCCGGTGGAAACCAAGGACATAAGG GTATTCTACGCATTTGGATTTAGTGGTCTCAACGGTCTTTTACATAGATCACCCACTAAAGATATAAAAGTTTCAATTATGTTagctgtaaaatttttaaaaacccgCGTCTTACATACTCAAAAAATCTCAATGAGCGCTTTCAAAAATTCACTGGAAATGTCGATCGGTGGTCTTGTTATGCTAAAGGATTTTCCGTACTTAATCAACTCTTCAAGCCCTCATAAAATACGCGAACATCTTGCCGAAATGAGTAAGGCCGTTTTGACCCAATCCGAATACTCAAATGAGGCTTTATACTTCGATGCATTACGTCGGGTCAATGGCTGCATGCGAACGGAAGCCATGTTGAGATACAAAGCTGAAGTTGAAGTGCTCAAATCGACGTTTGCC cgcATGCTTGGTGACTATGGCGTTTTATTGTTTCCTACCTTCCCGGTGCCCGCTTTGCATACTGATTCCTCGCTTTTGGCTCTTTGGAATGTGGATTATGCTATGATCTTCAATATAATTGGCTTTCCAGCGACTCACATACCAATGGGACGTGACGGCGATGGTTTGCCAGTTGGATTTCAAGTAGTAGCCGCTCCCTATAGAGATAAGTTGTGTTTTCAAATTGCTCGTGAATTAGAAGCCGCCTTTGGTGGTTGGGTAATACCCACGCCACATGAAATTCAACCTTTGTAA